Proteins encoded together in one Ignavibacteria bacterium window:
- a CDS encoding glutathione peroxidase — protein sequence MTPLNSDPINISDQKVKTTDGQEKALSDYKGKVLLIVNVASKCGYTKQYEGLQEIYNKYKERGFEILAFPCNDFGGQEPGTIEEIQDFCKTNYNVSFTLFDKVKVLGGDRSALYAKLINFEPAGDISWNFEKFLIDKNGNVVGRYKSKVKPESEEMTSIIEKLL from the coding sequence ATGACTCCGTTAAATTCAGACCCGATAAATATTTCTGACCAGAAAGTAAAAACAACAGATGGTCAGGAAAAAGCACTGTCAGACTATAAGGGTAAAGTACTGCTGATAGTAAACGTAGCTTCGAAGTGCGGTTATACGAAACAGTACGAGGGTTTGCAGGAAATATACAACAAGTATAAAGAAAGAGGGTTTGAAATTCTCGCATTCCCTTGCAACGATTTCGGCGGGCAGGAACCCGGCACGATAGAAGAAATTCAGGATTTCTGCAAAACCAATTACAACGTTAGCTTTACGCTGTTTGATAAAGTAAAGGTGCTTGGCGGAGACAGGTCGGCGCTGTACGCAAAACTTATAAACTTTGAGCCCGCGGGAGATATATCGTGGAACTTCGAAAAGTTTTTAATAGACAAAAACGGTAATGTTGTCGGCAGGTACAAGAGTAAAGTAAAACCTGAATCGGAAGAAATGACATCTATTATAGAAAAACTTTTGTAA
- a CDS encoding ornithine carbamoyltransferase, with product MPFNLRNRHLLKLADFSQKEINFLLDLSRDLKRAKYAKTEQQHLKGKNIALIFEKSSTRTRCAFEVAAFDQGAQVTYLGPSGSQIGQKESMKDTARVLGRMYDAIEYRGYGQKIVEELAEYAGVPVYNGLTDEWHPTQALADFLTMQEHSDKPLNKISYCYIGDTRSNMGNTLTVDGCIMGMDVRICGPKSLWPDKEVQDMAKEFAKKSGGKLMITDDPSKAVKGVDFIYTDVWLSMGEAADKWAERIKLLKPYQVNSKLMAKTDNKNTKFLHCLPAFHNRETTVGEEIYQKYKLDGLEVTEDVFESEASVVFDEAENRMHTIKAVLVATLAD from the coding sequence ATGCCGTTTAATTTAAGAAACAGACATCTGCTCAAACTTGCAGACTTTTCTCAGAAAGAAATTAATTTTCTTCTCGATCTTTCTCGGGATTTGAAAAGAGCAAAGTATGCAAAAACAGAGCAGCAGCATTTAAAAGGAAAAAACATTGCACTCATTTTTGAAAAATCCTCAACCCGCACCCGCTGTGCTTTTGAGGTCGCTGCCTTTGATCAGGGCGCTCAGGTTACTTACCTCGGTCCTTCGGGCTCTCAAATAGGCCAAAAGGAATCAATGAAAGATACTGCACGCGTTCTTGGCAGAATGTATGACGCTATCGAATACCGCGGCTATGGACAGAAAATTGTTGAAGAACTTGCCGAATATGCTGGAGTGCCGGTGTATAACGGACTCACAGACGAGTGGCACCCCACTCAGGCTCTTGCCGATTTTCTTACTATGCAGGAACACTCTGATAAACCATTAAATAAAATTAGCTATTGCTATATTGGCGATACGCGCTCTAATATGGGTAATACACTTACCGTTGACGGATGTATAATGGGAATGGACGTAAGAATCTGTGGACCAAAATCCCTCTGGCCCGATAAAGAAGTTCAGGATATGGCAAAAGAATTTGCGAAGAAATCCGGTGGAAAGCTTATGATTACAGACGATCCATCTAAAGCAGTAAAAGGCGTTGATTTTATCTATACCGATGTCTGGTTGTCAATGGGTGAGGCAGCCGATAAATGGGCGGAAAGAATTAAACTGCTGAAACCTTATCAGGTTAATTCAAAACTAATGGCAAAGACAGACAACAAAAATACTAAGTTCCTGCATTGCCTGCCCGCATTCCATAACAGGGAAACTACAGTCGGTGAAGAAATTTATCAGAAGTATAAACTCGACGGTCTCGAAGTAACCGAAGATGTTTTTGAATCGGAAGCATCTGTAGTATTCGATGAAGCCGAAAACAGAATGCACACTATAAAAGCGGTTCTTGTCGCAACGCTCGCAGACTGA
- a CDS encoding T9SS type A sorting domain-containing protein, whose product MKKVLYSVIFLFLTFHTLSESLSASTNRNRFRYLNFEGGGWVTEIYPAPYKNVSFPPLNQYILYARTDVGGIYRSSDNGENWTYISNFFWEFGANGISLSPSEMSVQGLAVHPENPNIIVAACGNTVEDAANFVSLYKNIRKSTDGGATWLPIPVNSMDGTGIVFKGNNNVNEGYEKLGGECIIFSPNKEGNTYPMYAGGAPAPSSYSRLYKSTDEGVTWQWLRNYPENNHTITSIAMKEGSNHIWVGTTGGMYVSTNNGYTWSSLYYGTVLHHIKRIVLWGSDANRIAYVTFGTLDYNGQSQYGIARVSYNGSFAFDELTGAFDSGVNEAQKTTHFSPIIFPRKTTDGTIDETHLIAGRYGRPIRESHGAIPGNYGSWGGFYQQEYSNTQIVFKFNESGHNLPGHQLTTAHESFPFTGLNNITQNPHYPSCWYASGGAGAFKSENVTIDNSGYTSFETSGWKYIVNGISMIVAHDISFIRDNSGNQFAAIPIMDWVLAWSTNYGSTFSPLNYDRRQIYSNWYSDYITDASRCLDNPGYPGISYVIGGNPDIGNGKAMIFERSQMGSNVIITRMDNVPPIPAIYTDNNRFITDGIMFVTTDCVGPGNIIVPGGANRILMIVGQSSGKIQPNSNTLGVFYSDNGGKSVTQSTFTGVSALKGITTESRYLQSLLPAAYNSTLGDRTVSQFNIAYDNTNHIVYLYLENGGVFKSQNNGETFSFAGYPDYTQVDYLNEGSIKYKNGKLYLAIKGNSAAPPNYRKGGLFVSINGGANWQPTGGDFVDASQVEVVNERIAVTGRRKINNVEEKFRSLYMSTNSGMNWRKLPGLEYSPMSQTIPYIRSLRTRPFPYDNELWVATSGQGVIVYSGFTSGAPIIVNDNITINNEYYCNENIEVVPGGCLNIEGGINFYVAKDKKIIVHEGGKLSINNVNFSCIDLNEKWGGIEIENCDSTLSIQNCLFSESKLPIKIINGETHAYKEKIISNNTFNCSNGAEFALYAENVYNILIQENRFNMPDGSTSAVGLEIKNSGSYAYKKGKPSINIINNTFTNGCASMVLNSYASELTPFYIYGNTFSGNSAHYNIIGRMITGTIKNNNFSSVETNNPVYFQQCNPDIFGNTIKGSGASIIMKGHSYPNLSPTRTANTYYWNGGKNNLLSVNAGNIIILDAGLPFMNNGLNQFEKNSDPQYFHVSGVLDSTIETFSAAGNAWCNTGANPSTYLYTSGNPFVITDFSGSHSCNQPSQLQYSGFIVTNKGFGINDTTFMSTVTNSYLPPDETLYSQSVVYASNGQSLDAINSYKYLINNYTESGYLNSALYEIFDCYNSLDTSSNTVYRNNLYSDLKTFLNDKIQSDYYNSEFIDVAYYLINMCEVNMEEYNDALTGFEFIAMFHPDATMRLLASWDYDEVLGLMGQGGAEKEISKEQFREKVHSEIENAMKNDSAMRVVSRMYKQQNEEIDNTYSSKTTNTKFDNENTGRIKTDNAAKKDNASKENSKRPNIMQLSKEVREDLIQRAEDNLRGLKTMNTESKIKKHKEDILLIAGLTAAKEKEKETIYLPLSYGLSQNYPNPFNPVTKINYEIPKEGKVKLMIYDVLGREVKTLVNEVKQAGKYTVEFNGHNYASGVYFYKIEVGKFTEVKRMVLVK is encoded by the coding sequence ATGAAAAAAGTACTTTATTCAGTTATTTTTCTTTTCTTAACATTTCACACACTAAGCGAATCTCTCTCTGCCAGTACAAATAGAAACAGGTTCAGATACCTGAACTTTGAGGGTGGCGGCTGGGTCACTGAAATTTATCCAGCACCATATAAAAACGTTTCTTTTCCGCCATTAAACCAATACATCCTCTACGCTCGCACTGATGTTGGAGGAATTTACAGAAGTTCTGATAACGGCGAAAACTGGACTTACATATCAAATTTCTTCTGGGAATTTGGTGCAAACGGAATCTCACTCTCGCCTTCGGAGATGTCAGTACAAGGACTCGCAGTACATCCGGAAAATCCAAATATAATAGTTGCAGCATGCGGAAATACAGTGGAGGATGCAGCCAATTTTGTAAGTCTTTACAAAAATATACGTAAATCGACAGACGGGGGGGCAACCTGGCTCCCAATACCGGTAAACTCGATGGATGGCACGGGCATAGTATTCAAAGGCAATAATAACGTCAACGAAGGATATGAAAAACTTGGGGGCGAATGCATAATATTCTCTCCCAACAAAGAGGGCAATACCTATCCAATGTATGCAGGCGGAGCACCCGCCCCAAGCTCTTACTCACGTCTCTATAAAAGCACGGATGAAGGTGTTACCTGGCAATGGCTGAGAAATTACCCTGAAAATAATCACACCATCACAAGCATTGCTATGAAAGAAGGCAGCAATCATATTTGGGTGGGAACCACAGGAGGAATGTACGTAAGCACAAATAACGGGTATACATGGTCATCATTGTATTACGGAACAGTATTACATCATATAAAAAGAATAGTCTTGTGGGGCAGTGATGCTAACAGGATTGCCTACGTAACATTTGGAACCTTAGACTATAACGGACAATCACAATATGGAATCGCCCGGGTATCATACAACGGAAGTTTTGCTTTTGATGAATTAACCGGTGCATTCGACTCGGGTGTAAACGAGGCACAAAAGACCACACATTTTTCACCCATAATATTTCCGAGAAAGACAACCGACGGAACCATAGACGAAACCCACCTGATCGCAGGGCGGTACGGAAGACCCATAAGAGAATCTCATGGTGCGATACCCGGAAATTATGGGTCATGGGGAGGATTTTATCAACAGGAATATTCTAACACACAAATAGTATTTAAGTTTAACGAATCGGGACACAATCTTCCCGGACATCAGTTAACCACGGCTCACGAATCATTTCCTTTCACGGGTTTAAACAACATTACTCAAAATCCTCACTATCCCTCCTGCTGGTATGCGAGTGGAGGTGCGGGAGCATTCAAATCCGAAAACGTCACTATTGATAACTCCGGATATACGAGCTTTGAAACCTCCGGATGGAAATATATCGTAAATGGAATATCAATGATCGTGGCACATGATATAAGTTTCATAAGAGATAATTCCGGAAATCAATTTGCTGCAATCCCGATAATGGACTGGGTGCTCGCCTGGAGTACAAACTATGGCAGTACATTCTCACCTCTGAATTACGACAGAAGACAGATATACTCGAACTGGTACAGCGATTACATAACCGACGCTTCACGATGCCTGGACAACCCAGGCTACCCCGGAATTAGTTACGTCATAGGCGGAAATCCCGACATCGGTAACGGAAAGGCAATGATATTCGAGCGCAGCCAGATGGGGTCGAATGTAATAATCACAAGAATGGATAACGTACCGCCAATACCTGCAATATACACGGATAACAACCGATTTATAACAGACGGAATAATGTTTGTTACTACAGATTGTGTGGGACCGGGAAACATCATAGTCCCCGGCGGCGCAAATAGAATTCTTATGATAGTCGGACAGAGCAGCGGGAAAATTCAACCGAATAGTAATACATTAGGAGTGTTTTACTCTGATAATGGGGGCAAAAGCGTCACACAAAGTACATTTACGGGAGTCAGCGCCCTAAAAGGAATAACAACTGAATCAAGATATTTACAATCTCTCCTACCGGCTGCATACAACAGTACATTGGGAGACAGGACGGTATCACAGTTCAACATTGCTTATGACAATACAAACCATATCGTATATTTATACTTAGAAAATGGCGGTGTATTTAAATCCCAAAACAATGGTGAAACCTTCTCATTTGCAGGTTATCCGGATTACACCCAGGTTGACTATCTTAACGAAGGCTCAATAAAATATAAAAACGGCAAACTATACCTTGCAATAAAAGGTAATTCCGCGGCTCCGCCAAACTACCGCAAAGGAGGACTATTTGTGAGTATAAACGGTGGTGCAAACTGGCAACCCACAGGAGGAGATTTTGTGGATGCGTCGCAAGTTGAAGTTGTGAACGAAAGAATTGCAGTAACAGGCAGAAGGAAAATAAACAACGTGGAAGAAAAATTCCGTTCCTTGTATATGTCAACAAATTCAGGAATGAACTGGCGTAAACTCCCCGGACTGGAATATTCACCAATGTCCCAAACTATACCTTACATAAGGTCACTGCGTACAAGACCCTTCCCGTATGACAATGAATTATGGGTTGCAACCTCGGGACAGGGAGTAATAGTGTACAGCGGCTTTACGAGCGGAGCCCCGATAATTGTAAATGATAATATAACGATTAACAACGAGTATTACTGCAATGAAAACATTGAGGTTGTACCGGGCGGCTGTCTGAACATAGAGGGTGGAATAAATTTTTACGTGGCAAAAGACAAGAAAATAATCGTACATGAAGGCGGTAAGCTTTCAATTAACAACGTGAATTTTTCATGTATTGACCTAAATGAAAAATGGGGAGGAATTGAAATAGAAAACTGCGATTCGACCTTATCGATACAAAACTGCCTGTTTAGCGAATCAAAACTCCCAATAAAAATCATAAACGGAGAGACTCATGCGTACAAAGAAAAGATAATCAGTAATAACACATTCAACTGCAGCAACGGAGCTGAATTTGCATTATATGCTGAAAACGTATATAACATCCTGATACAGGAAAATCGATTCAACATGCCGGATGGCAGCACTTCGGCTGTAGGACTTGAGATAAAGAACAGCGGAAGCTATGCATATAAAAAAGGTAAACCCTCAATCAATATTATTAATAATACATTCACAAACGGATGTGCGTCAATGGTATTGAACAGTTATGCATCAGAACTTACTCCATTTTATATCTACGGAAACACTTTCAGCGGAAATTCTGCTCATTATAATATAATTGGCAGGATGATAACAGGAACGATAAAAAACAATAATTTCTCGTCAGTTGAAACGAATAACCCTGTATATTTTCAGCAATGCAACCCGGACATATTCGGAAATACCATAAAAGGCAGCGGAGCGTCAATTATAATGAAGGGACACTCTTACCCGAATCTATCTCCGACAAGGACCGCGAATACATACTACTGGAACGGCGGAAAGAACAATCTGCTCTCTGTAAATGCAGGAAATATAATCATTTTAGATGCGGGTCTCCCCTTTATGAACAACGGATTAAACCAATTTGAAAAAAATTCTGACCCTCAGTATTTTCACGTATCCGGTGTATTAGACTCCACAATTGAGACATTCTCTGCTGCGGGCAATGCATGGTGCAATACAGGGGCTAATCCCTCGACTTATCTTTACACATCGGGAAATCCTTTTGTTATAACGGATTTCAGCGGGAGTCACTCCTGCAATCAACCTTCCCAACTACAATACAGCGGCTTCATCGTAACAAACAAGGGTTTTGGGATTAACGACACTACATTTATGAGTACGGTTACAAATTCCTACTTACCGCCAGATGAGACACTGTACTCACAGTCAGTAGTTTATGCATCAAACGGACAATCATTAGACGCTATTAATTCATATAAATATCTGATTAACAACTATACGGAAAGCGGATATCTGAATTCAGCATTATACGAAATATTCGACTGTTATAATAGCCTTGATACAAGTTCTAATACAGTTTACAGAAACAATCTTTACAGCGATTTAAAAACATTTCTAAACGATAAAATACAAAGCGATTATTATAACTCCGAATTTATAGACGTTGCATACTATCTTATAAACATGTGCGAAGTAAACATGGAAGAATATAATGATGCACTAACGGGATTTGAATTTATTGCTATGTTTCATCCTGACGCAACGATGCGGCTGCTTGCAAGCTGGGATTACGATGAAGTACTCGGGCTGATGGGTCAGGGCGGAGCAGAAAAGGAAATAAGCAAAGAACAGTTCAGGGAAAAAGTTCATTCAGAGATAGAAAATGCAATGAAAAACGACTCAGCAATGCGGGTTGTTAGCAGGATGTATAAACAACAAAATGAGGAAATTGATAATACTTATTCTTCTAAAACAACGAACACTAAATTCGACAATGAAAATACCGGCAGGATAAAGACAGATAACGCGGCAAAGAAGGATAACGCATCAAAAGAAAACAGCAAACGTCCGAATATTATGCAGCTTTCAAAAGAAGTCAGGGAAGACTTAATTCAAAGAGCGGAGGATAATTTAAGGGGTTTGAAAACCATGAATACGGAGAGTAAGATTAAGAAACATAAAGAAGACATTCTACTCATTGCGGGTCTAACGGCAGCAAAAGAAAAGGAAAAGGAAACTATATACTTACCTTTGAGTTACGGACTTTCGCAGAATTATCCTAATCCGTTTAACCCAGTAACGAAGATAAATTACGAGATTCCGAAAGAAGGGAAAGTAAAACTTATGATATACGATGTACTCGGAAGAGAAGTAAAGACGCTTGTAAACGAAGTGAAGCAAGCCGGTAAATATACTGTAGAATTTAACGGTCATAACTATGCGAGCGGAGTATATTTCTACAAGATAGAGGTTGGGAAATTTACAGAGGTGAAGCGTATGGTGTTAGTAAAATGA
- a CDS encoding T9SS type A sorting domain-containing protein, producing the protein MSFARRCEAQWVQVNTGIEGASIKKVTADGNNLFAPTGGGLFYSSNNGIDWIILKNGITNFNVSSVAITGNKVYIGTYGGGVFRSTDYGLSWTQVNTGMTSVIVESISATGNYVYAGTLSEIFRSTNSGDNWELLNEAPAGTINSIIAYDSIVFASRSSSHGIFRSTNYGMNWIDCSLWAYYLSKCGNYVYATTASTIFESADNGGTWTDIIGDMPEYDVREIAKIGETLYAGGTGGVYRSTNHGMNWTAFNTGLTNQNIKSITSNSTKIFAGAGEGSGVFSISNSGSTWTATNRGLYNVVVKDISSYGNNLITAVPNKGVCISTNGGTDWTVKSNGLTNKDVNCVASLNNILIAGTIYPNQSWGAYYSSDFGSNWVNVNSGPVFYHFLVDGNKVYAAAMGSISTSSNSGINWEFISPGVEMTKTVCKKGNKLFSGGYFGISMTTNNGQTWQPSSNGLPDSAGHPVVNFLYADSTVVYAGLRDYGMFMSFDNGLSWVERNNGLPDLTINRIYKSGNYVLAGTASGGVYASSNYGLNWESKNEGLLNLNITSFYEKNGYIYVGTSGLGVWRRSAAEIVGVQSITSKVPEKCSLSQNYPNPFNPRTVIRYQISEISEVVLKIYDINGRELQTLVNKSQTPGTYSVTFNGSGLSSGVYFYKLTAGDFSTTRKMYLIK; encoded by the coding sequence TTGTCCTTTGCACGGCGTTGCGAAGCACAATGGGTGCAGGTAAACACCGGCATAGAAGGCGCAAGCATCAAAAAAGTTACCGCTGATGGCAACAATCTGTTTGCGCCAACGGGGGGAGGTTTGTTTTATTCTTCAAACAACGGTATCGACTGGATTATACTAAAAAACGGGATTACAAATTTCAACGTCTCCTCGGTTGCCATAACCGGCAATAAGGTATATATAGGCACTTACGGCGGGGGGGTTTTTCGTTCAACGGATTATGGATTAAGCTGGACACAGGTAAATACCGGCATGACAAGCGTTATTGTTGAATCAATATCTGCAACAGGAAACTATGTTTATGCGGGAACATTGTCGGAAATATTCCGCTCAACTAACAGCGGAGACAATTGGGAATTATTAAACGAAGCGCCTGCCGGAACTATAAATTCCATAATAGCTTATGACAGTATTGTTTTTGCTTCGAGATCATCAAGCCACGGAATATTCCGTTCAACGAATTACGGAATGAACTGGATAGACTGTTCTCTTTGGGCTTATTATCTGAGCAAATGCGGTAATTACGTGTACGCAACAACAGCATCAACAATTTTTGAATCCGCCGATAATGGCGGGACGTGGACAGACATTATTGGTGATATGCCTGAATATGATGTAAGAGAAATCGCAAAGATTGGGGAGACTCTGTATGCGGGGGGAACAGGCGGTGTATATCGTTCCACAAATCATGGGATGAACTGGACGGCGTTTAATACCGGACTTACAAACCAGAACATTAAATCTATCACATCAAACAGCACAAAAATATTCGCAGGTGCGGGCGAGGGGAGCGGAGTATTTTCAATCTCAAACAGCGGAAGCACGTGGACAGCGACAAACAGAGGTTTATACAATGTAGTAGTAAAAGACATATCGTCATACGGTAATAATCTGATAACAGCCGTACCGAATAAAGGGGTATGCATATCCACAAACGGCGGCACCGATTGGACTGTTAAGTCAAACGGACTAACGAATAAAGACGTAAATTGTGTTGCCTCCCTTAACAATATACTGATAGCAGGAACCATTTATCCCAATCAATCCTGGGGTGCGTATTATTCATCTGATTTCGGAAGCAATTGGGTAAACGTGAATTCCGGTCCTGTATTTTATCATTTTTTAGTTGATGGAAATAAAGTTTATGCTGCTGCAATGGGAAGCATCTCGACCTCTTCAAATAGCGGAATCAACTGGGAGTTCATTTCTCCCGGAGTAGAAATGACAAAAACCGTATGTAAAAAAGGGAACAAATTATTTAGCGGCGGATATTTTGGAATAAGTATGACCACAAATAACGGACAAACCTGGCAGCCAAGCAGCAACGGTCTTCCAGATTCTGCCGGACACCCTGTCGTTAACTTTTTGTATGCTGATTCAACCGTGGTATATGCGGGATTGAGAGACTATGGGATGTTTATGTCGTTTGACAACGGATTAAGCTGGGTTGAAAGAAATAACGGACTTCCGGATTTGACAATTAATAGAATATATAAAAGCGGAAACTATGTGTTAGCGGGAACTGCCTCGGGAGGTGTTTATGCATCCAGTAATTATGGGCTCAACTGGGAATCAAAGAACGAAGGGCTGCTGAACCTAAACATTACTTCATTCTACGAAAAGAACGGCTATATATACGTTGGAACGAGCGGGCTCGGCGTATGGAGAAGGTCAGCGGCAGAAATCGTTGGTGTACAAAGCATTACATCGAAAGTTCCTGAAAAATGCTCGTTATCGCAGAACTATCCCAATCCGTTCAATCCGAGAACAGTAATCAGGTATCAGATATCAGAAATCAGCGAAGTCGTATTGAAAATATATGATATTAATGGAAGAGAACTTCAAACGCTCGTGAACAAAAGTCAGACACCCGGTACGTACAGCGTCACCTTCAATGGTTCGGGACTAAGCAGCGGGGTATATTTTTATAAACTTACGGCAGGCGATTTTTCAACAACAAGAAAAATGTATTTAATAAAATAA
- a CDS encoding VOC family protein: MAGKNPIGWFEIFVKDFDKAKEFYSKLFNWDFNLSQSTKTQYWNIFTGEGSIGGGFMKKEKPEQEGQAVILYVSVEDIDGTLKIVHELGGRTYTPKTLINENAGYFALFYDNDNNLIGLWSKN, from the coding sequence ATGGCAGGAAAAAATCCAATAGGATGGTTTGAAATTTTTGTAAAAGATTTTGATAAAGCAAAAGAATTTTACAGTAAACTTTTTAACTGGGATTTCAATCTTTCACAAAGCACAAAAACGCAATACTGGAATATATTTACGGGAGAGGGTTCCATAGGCGGCGGATTTATGAAGAAAGAAAAACCCGAGCAGGAGGGTCAGGCAGTAATACTTTATGTTTCAGTAGAAGATATTGACGGCACACTGAAGATTGTTCACGAGCTTGGCGGCAGGACTTATACGCCCAAAACACTGATTAACGAAAATGCAGGTTACTTTGCTTTGTTCTATGATAACGATAATAATTTAATCGGTCTCTGGTCAAAAAACTAG
- a CDS encoding T9SS type A sorting domain-containing protein, which translates to MIRQIRQTLFSLIFFSIVVILFLFISMPAIAQMQFEWVRNYPNFQGHSAAIDSAGNIYSVGDSSSYLIVLKHNSNGNLLWKRKLNHRKTNSRLLAATDRNNELFVSFGNINHQFVLVKIDSSGQLKWDNILIYGGYDEPYGIAVDKAGFIYLTGETFNGITKCLTVKYTPQGDTLWARINPEYVMGGNYVSIDDSGYVYVAGGYISSGGSYYYGTLKYDNNGNLKWFRKYSYQNTISRGLCVKPDNKGNCYVSGYITLYNGKSISGLIKYDYKGDSVWVSVFGDSLTVSSGSQNINFDDIGNIYLSCLYTIKYDTAGNIQWYRNNNGYLLYWFAYQNNHLYCAGRRAVQFNPDVIINELDTKGKLISQNYYPQSAPVECKLICYTNSIYFITNAQDSLILIKYKTPSSNIINNTTIISDYKLHQNFPNPFNSSTIIRYSLFKPGNINLKIYDIKGKEILNFANGFKQAGEYKERLSLENLELSSGVYFYSLFVNNVFIDTKKLIVIK; encoded by the coding sequence ATGATAAGACAAATCAGGCAAACTTTATTCTCATTAATTTTTTTTAGCATTGTCGTAATATTATTTTTATTTATTTCGATGCCGGCGATAGCTCAGATGCAATTCGAGTGGGTGAGGAATTATCCTAATTTTCAGGGACATTCAGCAGCGATTGATTCAGCAGGAAATATTTATTCCGTTGGTGACTCATCAAGTTATTTGATAGTTCTTAAACATAATTCAAACGGAAATCTTCTCTGGAAAAGAAAGTTAAATCACAGAAAAACTAACTCAAGATTGCTAGCAGCAACTGATAGAAATAATGAACTATTCGTATCATTTGGAAATATTAATCATCAATTTGTATTGGTAAAAATTGATTCATCAGGGCAGTTGAAATGGGATAATATATTAATTTATGGAGGATATGACGAGCCATACGGTATTGCCGTTGATAAGGCAGGTTTTATTTATTTAACTGGAGAGACATTTAATGGGATTACTAAATGCCTCACGGTAAAATATACTCCGCAAGGCGATACACTATGGGCAAGAATTAACCCGGAATACGTAATGGGAGGGAACTATGTAAGTATTGATGACAGCGGATATGTTTACGTTGCTGGAGGTTATATTTCTTCCGGTGGAAGTTATTATTATGGAACTTTGAAATACGATAATAATGGAAATCTGAAATGGTTTAGAAAGTATAGTTATCAGAATACGATTTCAAGAGGTCTTTGTGTAAAGCCTGACAACAAAGGTAATTGCTACGTTAGTGGATATATAACTTTGTATAATGGAAAAAGCATTTCCGGGCTTATTAAATATGATTATAAAGGTGATTCCGTGTGGGTAAGTGTTTTCGGAGATTCTTTAACGGTATCATCAGGATCACAGAATATTAATTTCGATGATATCGGAAATATATACTTATCATGTCTTTATACTATAAAATATGACACAGCTGGTAATATACAATGGTACAGAAATAATAATGGTTATCTTTTATATTGGTTTGCATATCAAAACAACCATTTATATTGTGCGGGGCGGAGGGCTGTGCAATTTAATCCTGATGTAATAATTAATGAACTTGATACGAAGGGTAAATTAATTAGTCAAAACTACTATCCACAATCAGCTCCAGTAGAATGCAAATTGATTTGTTATACAAATTCAATTTATTTCATAACTAATGCCCAAGATTCTTTGATTCTAATAAAATATAAGACACCCTCAAGCAACATAATTAACAACACAACTATTATAAGTGATTACAAATTACATCAGAACTTTCCGAATCCTTTTAATTCATCAACGATAATTCGTTATTCTTTGTTTAAGCCCGGCAATATAAATCTAAAAATATACGATATTAAAGGAAAAGAAATATTAAACTTTGCGAATGGATTTAAGCAGGCAGGAGAATACAAAGAAAGACTATCGTTGGAAAACCTCGAATTATCATCAGGGGTTTATTTTTACTCGTTATTCGTTAACAATGTTTTTATAGATACAAAAAAACTTATTGTGATAAAGTAA